A genomic segment from Pistricoccus aurantiacus encodes:
- a CDS encoding hemerythrin domain-containing protein, with the protein MLKQLRLDHANMARLMHVLHLKYKTLAEGERPNFKLMREVVDYILDYMHGFTLPLEKLCSEHLLERVPQAKDVSQRLGEEYHALNERLKQLSDNLDSILMDAVVPMDRFAEDLKAYLDAHRTYLRHEREELFPLIREHFDDEDLQRLAEAMPEDAQAKLAELQEAYPQLYEEFREAEDPTQP; encoded by the coding sequence ATGCTGAAGCAACTTCGTTTGGATCACGCCAACATGGCACGGCTGATGCATGTGCTGCATCTCAAGTACAAGACTCTCGCCGAAGGAGAGCGGCCTAATTTCAAGCTGATGCGGGAGGTGGTGGACTACATTCTCGATTACATGCATGGCTTCACGCTGCCTTTGGAAAAGCTGTGCAGCGAACACTTGCTGGAGCGTGTCCCGCAAGCGAAAGACGTCAGCCAGCGCCTGGGGGAGGAATATCACGCCTTGAACGAGCGTCTCAAACAGCTTTCCGACAATCTGGATTCCATCCTGATGGATGCGGTGGTGCCCATGGATCGCTTCGCCGAGGATCTCAAGGCCTATCTTGATGCGCATCGTACCTATCTGCGTCACGAGCGCGAAGAACTGTTCCCGCTGATTCGCGAGCATTTCGACGACGAGGATCTGCAGCGGTTGGCGGAGGCGATGCCGGAAGACGCCCAGGCCAAGCTGGCGGAACTGCAGGAGGCTTATCCACAGCTTTACGAAGAGTTCCGCGAAGCGGAGGATCCCACGCAGCCCTGA
- the murI gene encoding glutamate racemase: MKAQVSGRCAGPILVFDSGLGGLSVVAELRRYLPESGLAYVCDNAMLPYGTKPDAWLIRRIVQVCTAAVRESRAVALVVACNTASTLALEALRQCLAIPVVGTVPAIKPACRISKSGHIALLATSATVNRPYTRRLIRDFAGHCQVRCLAADPLVEQAEFALTDRPVDLARVASCIEPLWEDPALDTVVLGCTHFPLLTDRLDDMAPRPVAWVDSGAAIARRVEAVVEACAPRSAKEPAWTTRLDPTIEIALCRYGFAAATRLTLSSHACTYPS, encoded by the coding sequence ATGAAGGCGCAGGTATCCGGCCGTTGCGCGGGACCGATTCTGGTATTCGACTCTGGATTAGGGGGATTATCGGTAGTGGCGGAGCTGCGCCGCTACTTGCCCGAATCCGGGCTTGCCTACGTCTGCGACAATGCCATGCTGCCTTATGGCACCAAGCCGGATGCCTGGCTGATCCGGCGCATTGTCCAGGTCTGTACCGCGGCGGTGAGGGAAAGTCGCGCGGTAGCGCTGGTAGTCGCCTGCAATACCGCCAGCACCCTGGCCTTGGAAGCCTTGCGCCAGTGCCTGGCAATTCCCGTGGTAGGAACGGTACCGGCGATCAAGCCTGCCTGTCGAATCAGCAAAAGCGGGCACATTGCGCTTCTCGCGACCTCCGCAACGGTCAATCGCCCTTATACTCGTCGCTTGATACGAGATTTTGCCGGACACTGCCAGGTGCGCTGTCTGGCGGCGGATCCTTTGGTGGAACAGGCGGAATTCGCTCTGACCGATCGCCCGGTGGATCTTGCGCGAGTGGCATCCTGTATCGAGCCGCTTTGGGAGGATCCGGCACTGGATACGGTGGTGCTTGGCTGCACGCACTTTCCTCTCTTGACGGACAGGCTGGACGACATGGCGCCCCGCCCAGTGGCCTGGGTCGATTCCGGCGCGGCGATCGCTCGTCGGGTGGAGGCGGTCGTCGAGGCTTGCGCCCCGCGATCGGCCAAGGAACCCGCCTGGACGACGCGCCTCGATCCGACCATCGAGATCGCGCTTTGCCGTTACGGTTTCGCCGCGGCGACGCGCCTGACGCTGTCCAGCCATGCATGCACTTATCCTTCATGA
- the trmA gene encoding tRNA (uridine(54)-C5)-methyltransferase TrmA: MAVPTVDPQRYPQQLEAKRRRIVEQFARFQPPTLEVYPSPPSHYRQRCEFRLWHEGEDLYYAMFESDPDNSGKQVPVRLDHYPIASRRINALMPALREALLDNSILRQRLFQVEFLTTLSGEALITLIYHRLLDEAWEDEARLLQQRLGAMIIGRSRKQRVVLERDHVWEQLSVDDHEFVYQQVENSFTQPNAEICRSMLSWAREVTRGSQDSDLVEFYCGNGNFTVALAENFRRVVATEISRISVASARINLEANGIDNARVERMSAEEFSAALKGEKQGRRVERLALSEHDFSTVLVDPPRAGLDEQSCEQLSEYPRIVYISCNPDTLVENLAHLDKTHDIARLALFDQFPFTSHCECGVLLARRAGS, from the coding sequence GTGGCCGTACCTACCGTGGATCCGCAGCGTTACCCGCAGCAGCTCGAGGCCAAGCGTCGGCGCATCGTCGAGCAGTTCGCACGTTTTCAGCCACCGACGCTGGAAGTCTATCCGTCACCGCCGAGCCATTATCGCCAGCGCTGCGAATTTCGACTCTGGCATGAGGGAGAGGATCTCTACTACGCCATGTTCGAATCGGATCCCGACAATTCGGGCAAGCAGGTGCCGGTACGCCTGGATCACTATCCGATAGCGAGCCGACGCATCAATGCGCTGATGCCGGCGCTTCGTGAGGCCTTGCTTGATAATTCGATTCTGCGTCAGCGTCTCTTTCAGGTGGAATTCCTGACTACCCTTTCCGGCGAGGCTCTGATCACGCTGATCTACCACCGTCTGCTGGACGAGGCCTGGGAAGACGAGGCGCGGCTTCTGCAGCAGCGGCTCGGTGCGATGATCATCGGGCGCTCCCGCAAGCAGCGAGTGGTGCTGGAAAGAGATCATGTCTGGGAACAGCTTTCCGTCGACGATCATGAGTTCGTCTACCAGCAGGTGGAAAACAGCTTCACCCAGCCCAACGCGGAAATCTGTCGATCCATGTTGAGTTGGGCCCGTGAAGTGACTCGGGGCAGCCAGGACAGCGATCTGGTGGAGTTTTACTGTGGCAACGGCAATTTCACCGTGGCCCTGGCGGAGAACTTTCGTCGCGTCGTGGCCACGGAGATTTCGCGCATTTCCGTCGCCTCAGCTCGGATCAATCTCGAGGCCAACGGGATCGACAACGCGCGTGTCGAACGCATGTCCGCGGAAGAGTTCAGCGCCGCGCTCAAGGGAGAAAAACAGGGACGACGAGTCGAGCGGCTAGCGCTTTCCGAACACGATTTCTCCACGGTGCTGGTGGATCCGCCCCGGGCGGGGCTCGACGAGCAAAGCTGCGAGCAGCTCAGCGAATACCCGCGAATCGTCTATATTTCCTGTAATCCCGATACATTGGTGGAAAACTTGGCGCATCTCGACAAGACTCATGATATCGCGCGCTTGGCGTTATTTGACCAATTTCCCTTTACCTCCCATTGTGAATGCGGGGTGCTGCTGGCGCGCCGCGCCGGGTCATGA
- a CDS encoding NAD-glutamate dehydrogenase, with product MQHAVIEDKQELAEQLKKQLEKRLPEDKVQAITAFADVYYTNAPIEDLVERRSDDIYGNLMSLWHFVQQHEPDTAKVEVYNPDFEEHGWQSSHTQVEVLHPDMPFLVDSVRIELNRRGITIHAIRNVVLAVERDAKHRLTRVASALDKNAPKQHESLIVVEIDRYSDPDLLKDIEKSLRDVLVDVRTAVADYEPMCVKVNDALEELRSARPKQIDKNDHEEAIAFLEWLVDDNFTFLGYDEYEINEAEDGSQQLEKCKGSELGVFKLGHDNYQERIRIDQGIEDGEHVLVPKLLAFSKSAHHARVHRPSYPDYISVDRYDDQGRIVGERRFLGLFVASVYNESPRHIPILRKKIREVIELAGVNPKGHDGKQLLNILEVHPREDLFQIGVEELAHTALGILDIRERRRVRLFLRVDRFGKFYSCLVYVPRDVFSTELRVRIQKLLCKELDASFGDFNTYLSESVLARIQLILRFNGDTPVDYDLHRLESKVAMLAHSWNDDLHAAMLEGFGEERANRMMDRYRDAFPAGYRDAFSARTAVYDIDHLGELDQGESLSLQLYRLVEEEEDGLNLKLYHPHNPIPLSDVLPVLENLGLRVLGERPFEITGSDGDYWIHDFNLEHNGREIVDLQEMRKPFIDAFKRIWVGEAENDSFNRLVIGANLNWREVAILRAYARYLKQIRFGLSQLYIANTLAAYPDITRELVTLFELRCDPEQSDRDSEVEACIERLNGMLDKVASLNDDLLIRRYIELIQATLRTNYYQPDAEGNVKDYISFKLDPSRITDMPKPWPVYEIFVYSPRLEGVHLRGGKVARGGLRWSDRHEDFRTEVLGLVKAQQVKNAVIVPTGAKGGFVCKRLPEGDRDAIQQEGIACYKTFIRALLDITDNRVGNDVVPPQNVVRHDDDDPYLVVAADKGTATFSDIANEISHEYGHWLGDAFASGGKHGYDHKGMAITARGAWVSVQRHFRELDIDTQKDEFSVVGIGDMAGDVFGNGMLLSQTIRLVGAFNHLHVFVDPSPDAAASFKERKRLFDMPRSSWEDYDESLISQGGGVFKRSAKSIAITQEMKDVFKIKEDKLTPNQLISAMLKAPVDLLWNGGIGTYVKASSESDTEVGDKANDPVRVDGRELNCRVIGEGGNLGMTQRGRMEAAQQGVRLNTDFIDNACGVNCSDHEVNIKILLNDIIERGDMTDKQRNMLLAEMTDEVADLVLMDNYRQTQSISLSELRSRQGLGLYRSFISELESAGQIDRELEFLPADELLLERSTGSGGLTRPELSVLISYSKSVLKGDLIESGLPDDPYIQRYMEKAFPSLLVERFQQEMYEHRLKREIVATQIANDLVDHMGVVFVRKLINTTGASRADIAQAYVISRDSYGIEELWHQFQSLDNKVSSQVQYQMMLDITNLMQRATRWCLRNRINLSPQECVELFAPQLKQLLQNSDKWLRGGVRQAWEKKRDALVKEGVPKVLAGNVAGIENLNVGFGIIDVAKQADESPQRVAEIFFEIGERLELAWVAEQISTLPTADNWQTQARETFNDDLDRQQLALTQAVIEMEEAPKEVEARVSAWLEANEELYRRWCRLLSEIRAGGQADFPLFAVAIRELVDLAGRRRKQEALAQ from the coding sequence ATGCAACATGCCGTGATCGAGGACAAGCAAGAGCTTGCCGAACAACTCAAGAAGCAGTTGGAAAAGCGCCTGCCCGAGGACAAGGTTCAAGCGATTACCGCCTTCGCCGATGTCTACTATACCAATGCCCCGATCGAGGATCTCGTGGAGCGCCGCTCCGACGATATCTACGGCAACCTCATGTCGCTTTGGCATTTCGTCCAGCAGCATGAGCCGGACACCGCGAAAGTGGAGGTCTACAACCCGGATTTCGAGGAGCACGGCTGGCAGTCTTCCCACACCCAGGTGGAAGTGCTGCATCCGGACATGCCGTTTCTTGTGGATTCCGTGCGCATCGAACTCAATCGTCGCGGCATCACCATTCACGCCATCCGCAACGTGGTGCTGGCGGTGGAGCGAGATGCCAAGCATCGACTTACCCGGGTCGCCAGCGCCCTGGACAAGAACGCGCCGAAGCAGCACGAATCGCTGATCGTGGTGGAAATCGATCGCTACTCGGACCCCGATCTGCTCAAGGACATCGAGAAGAGCCTGCGGGATGTGCTGGTGGACGTGCGCACCGCGGTGGCGGACTACGAGCCGATGTGCGTCAAGGTGAACGACGCCCTGGAAGAGCTGCGCTCGGCGCGGCCGAAGCAGATCGACAAGAACGATCACGAGGAGGCGATTGCCTTTCTCGAATGGCTGGTGGATGACAACTTCACCTTTCTGGGCTACGACGAGTACGAGATCAATGAGGCTGAAGACGGCAGCCAGCAGCTCGAGAAGTGCAAGGGCAGCGAGCTCGGTGTTTTCAAGCTCGGGCATGACAACTATCAGGAGCGCATCCGTATCGATCAGGGCATCGAGGATGGCGAGCATGTGCTGGTGCCAAAACTGCTGGCGTTCTCCAAGAGCGCTCATCACGCTCGAGTGCACCGTCCCTCCTATCCGGATTACATCTCCGTCGATCGTTACGACGATCAGGGGCGCATCGTTGGCGAGCGGCGCTTCTTGGGCTTGTTCGTGGCCAGCGTCTACAACGAATCGCCGCGGCACATTCCCATCCTGCGCAAGAAGATTCGCGAGGTCATCGAGCTGGCCGGGGTCAATCCCAAGGGTCACGACGGCAAGCAGCTGCTGAACATTCTCGAGGTTCACCCCCGGGAAGACCTGTTCCAGATCGGCGTGGAGGAACTGGCCCATACCGCCCTGGGCATTCTCGATATCCGCGAGCGGCGCCGGGTACGGCTTTTCCTGCGGGTGGATCGCTTCGGCAAGTTCTACTCCTGCCTAGTCTACGTGCCGCGAGACGTGTTCTCCACCGAGCTGCGCGTTCGCATTCAGAAACTCCTCTGCAAGGAACTCGATGCCAGCTTCGGGGATTTCAACACCTACCTTTCCGAGTCGGTGCTGGCGCGCATCCAACTGATCCTGCGCTTCAACGGCGACACGCCGGTGGACTACGACCTGCATCGCCTGGAAAGCAAGGTCGCGATGCTCGCTCACAGCTGGAACGACGACCTGCACGCGGCGATGCTGGAAGGTTTCGGCGAGGAGCGCGCCAATCGCATGATGGATCGCTATCGCGATGCTTTCCCTGCGGGCTATCGCGATGCCTTCTCCGCGCGTACCGCGGTATATGACATCGATCATCTGGGGGAGCTCGATCAAGGGGAATCCCTGTCGCTTCAGCTCTACCGGCTGGTGGAAGAAGAGGAAGACGGACTCAACCTCAAGCTGTATCACCCGCACAACCCGATTCCCCTGTCCGACGTGCTGCCAGTGCTGGAAAACCTGGGGCTGCGGGTGCTGGGGGAGCGCCCTTTCGAGATCACCGGTAGCGATGGCGACTACTGGATTCACGACTTCAATCTCGAACATAATGGTCGCGAGATCGTCGATCTGCAGGAGATGCGCAAACCCTTCATCGATGCCTTCAAGCGAATCTGGGTGGGCGAAGCGGAAAACGATTCCTTCAATCGGCTGGTCATCGGCGCCAATCTGAACTGGCGGGAAGTCGCCATACTGCGGGCCTATGCTCGCTATCTGAAGCAGATTCGCTTTGGGCTTTCCCAGCTTTATATCGCTAATACGCTGGCCGCTTACCCGGATATCACTCGGGAGTTGGTCACCCTGTTCGAGCTGCGCTGCGATCCGGAGCAGAGCGACCGAGACAGCGAGGTGGAAGCGTGCATCGAGCGGCTCAACGGCATGCTCGACAAGGTGGCCAGTCTCAACGACGACCTGTTGATTCGGCGCTATATCGAGCTGATCCAGGCGACGCTTCGTACCAACTACTATCAGCCGGACGCGGAAGGCAACGTCAAGGACTATATCTCCTTCAAGCTCGATCCTTCGCGCATCACCGACATGCCCAAGCCCTGGCCGGTCTACGAGATATTCGTCTATTCGCCGCGCCTGGAAGGGGTGCACCTGCGCGGTGGCAAGGTGGCCCGCGGCGGGCTGCGCTGGTCGGATCGCCACGAGGATTTCCGTACCGAGGTGCTCGGCTTGGTCAAGGCTCAGCAGGTCAAGAACGCGGTGATCGTGCCTACCGGCGCCAAGGGCGGCTTCGTCTGCAAGCGACTGCCGGAAGGGGACCGAGATGCCATTCAGCAGGAAGGTATCGCCTGCTACAAGACCTTCATTCGTGCGCTGCTGGATATTACCGACAATCGTGTCGGCAATGACGTGGTGCCGCCGCAGAACGTGGTGCGCCATGATGATGACGACCCTTACCTGGTAGTGGCGGCAGACAAGGGCACCGCGACGTTCTCGGATATCGCCAACGAAATCTCCCATGAGTATGGCCACTGGCTCGGTGATGCTTTCGCCTCCGGCGGCAAGCACGGCTATGACCACAAGGGCATGGCGATCACCGCTCGCGGCGCCTGGGTTTCCGTTCAGCGGCATTTCCGCGAGTTGGACATCGATACCCAGAAAGACGAATTCAGTGTGGTGGGCATCGGTGACATGGCCGGAGATGTCTTCGGCAACGGCATGCTGCTGTCGCAGACGATTCGCCTGGTGGGCGCTTTCAACCATCTGCATGTCTTCGTCGATCCGTCGCCGGACGCCGCCGCTTCCTTCAAGGAGCGCAAGCGCCTGTTCGACATGCCACGCTCGAGCTGGGAGGACTACGATGAATCGTTGATTTCCCAGGGGGGCGGCGTCTTCAAGCGCAGCGCCAAGTCGATTGCAATCACCCAGGAGATGAAGGACGTCTTCAAGATCAAGGAAGACAAGCTGACCCCCAACCAGCTGATCAGCGCCATGCTCAAGGCGCCGGTGGATCTGCTGTGGAACGGCGGCATCGGCACCTACGTCAAGGCGTCCAGCGAAAGCGACACGGAAGTCGGCGATAAGGCCAACGATCCCGTGCGGGTCGACGGCCGCGAACTCAACTGCCGCGTGATCGGTGAAGGCGGTAATCTGGGCATGACCCAGCGAGGCCGCATGGAGGCGGCGCAGCAGGGTGTGCGACTAAACACCGATTTCATCGACAACGCCTGCGGGGTCAACTGCTCCGACCACGAGGTCAATATCAAGATTCTGCTCAACGATATCATTGAGCGAGGCGACATGACCGACAAGCAGCGTAACATGCTGTTGGCGGAAATGACCGATGAAGTGGCAGACCTGGTACTCATGGACAACTATCGCCAGACTCAGTCGATTTCCCTGTCGGAATTGCGTTCCCGTCAAGGTCTGGGGCTCTATCGTTCTTTCATCAGTGAATTGGAAAGTGCTGGTCAGATCGATCGTGAACTGGAGTTTCTGCCGGCGGATGAGCTGCTGCTGGAACGTTCCACCGGCAGCGGCGGTTTGACGCGACCGGAACTTTCCGTGCTGATTTCCTATTCCAAGAGCGTGCTCAAGGGAGATCTCATCGAATCGGGGTTGCCGGACGATCCCTATATACAGCGGTACATGGAAAAAGCCTTCCCTTCGCTACTGGTAGAGCGTTTCCAGCAAGAAATGTATGAACACCGGCTGAAGCGAGAGATCGTCGCCACCCAAATCGCCAACGACCTCGTCGATCACATGGGTGTCGTCTTCGTACGCAAGCTTATCAATACCACCGGCGCCAGTCGGGCGGATATCGCCCAAGCCTACGTGATCTCTCGGGATAGCTATGGCATCGAGGAATTGTGGCATCAGTTCCAGAGCCTGGATAACAAGGTCTCGAGCCAGGTGCAGTACCAGATGATGCTGGATATCACCAATCTCATGCAGCGAGCGACCCGCTGGTGTCTGCGCAATCGCATCAACCTATCACCCCAGGAATGTGTCGAACTTTTCGCGCCCCAGCTGAAACAACTTCTGCAAAACAGTGACAAATGGTTGCGCGGCGGAGTCCGCCAGGCCTGGGAGAAAAAGCGCGACGCCCTGGTCAAGGAAGGCGTGCCTAAGGTGCTGGCAGGCAACGTGGCGGGAATCGAGAACCTGAATGTAGGGTTTGGCATCATCGATGTGGCCAAGCAGGCGGATGAGAGCCCCCAGCGAGTGGCGGAAATCTTCTTCGAAATCGGTGAGCGTCTTGAACTGGCTTGGGTGGCCGAGCAGATCAGTACCCTGCCGACTGCAGACAACTGGCAAACCCAGGCGCGAGAAACCTTCAACGACGATCTGGATCGCCAGCAGCTGGCGCTGACGCAGGCCGTTATCGAGATGGAGGAGGCGCCCAAGGAGGTGGAGGCGCGAGTGAGCGCTTGGCTGGAAGCCAACGAAGAACTCTACCGCCGCTGGTGTCGCTTGCTCAGTGAGATACGCGCCGGCGGCCAGGCGGATTTCCCGCTGTTCGCCGTGGCGATTCGCGAGTTGGTGGACTTGGCGGGTAGACGACGCAAGCAGGAGGCTCTGGCGCAATGA
- the mgtE gene encoding magnesium transporter, producing MSETTETLESRLSRIHEALEADDFVIIEEVLADLEPAEIALLLESLPLNERARLWERVPHDVDGEVLLHVRDEVRTTLINDMEPHEIVAATAGLDTTDLAELFEDLPKQVAEDMLRSMDELQRTRLQETLAFEEDSAGRLMRTDTVSVRADVTLETVQRFLRWKSQVPDNTYLLMVVDRNGVFMGVLPLSRLVSQDPELAVADVMNTDVDSIPVTMHSRELATLFETHDLSTAPVVDEQGLLLGRIVIDDIVDVIREDSDQALMNLAGLDEEEDLFAPVISSAKRRAVWLGINLITAFLAAWVIGRFEDALEKIVALAVLMPIVASMGGIAGSQTLTLAIRGMALGQISRTNSNWLLRKEFGIAIINGILWALVVAVVAYLWFGDSRIGAIIAAALVINIVAAGIAGILIPLLLKRMGIDPALSGSVVLTTVTDVVGFMAFLGLATIFLL from the coding sequence ATGTCAGAAACCACGGAGACCCTGGAAAGCCGACTCTCGCGCATCCACGAGGCGCTGGAAGCCGACGATTTCGTCATCATCGAGGAAGTCCTTGCAGATCTCGAGCCGGCGGAAATCGCCCTGCTACTGGAATCTCTGCCCCTCAACGAGCGGGCGCGGCTATGGGAGCGCGTTCCTCATGACGTGGATGGGGAAGTTCTGCTGCACGTGCGGGACGAGGTGCGCACCACCCTGATCAACGACATGGAGCCTCACGAGATCGTCGCCGCTACCGCCGGGCTCGACACCACGGATCTCGCGGAGCTTTTCGAGGACCTGCCCAAACAGGTAGCGGAAGACATGCTGCGCTCCATGGACGAGTTGCAGCGTACCCGTCTGCAGGAAACCCTGGCTTTCGAGGAGGACTCCGCCGGGCGACTGATGCGTACCGATACGGTCAGCGTGCGAGCAGACGTCACCCTGGAAACGGTGCAGCGCTTTCTGCGCTGGAAAAGTCAGGTGCCGGACAACACCTACCTGCTGATGGTAGTAGATCGCAACGGGGTCTTCATGGGAGTGCTGCCGCTTTCCCGGCTGGTTTCTCAGGACCCGGAACTCGCCGTCGCCGACGTGATGAATACGGACGTGGACAGCATTCCGGTGACTATGCACAGCCGCGAACTGGCGACTCTGTTCGAAACCCACGATCTTTCCACCGCACCGGTAGTCGATGAACAGGGGCTGCTGCTGGGGCGTATCGTAATCGACGACATCGTCGACGTGATTCGTGAGGACTCGGATCAGGCGCTGATGAACCTGGCCGGTCTGGACGAGGAGGAAGACCTGTTTGCCCCGGTCATCTCCAGCGCCAAACGGCGAGCGGTATGGCTGGGCATCAACCTCATCACCGCTTTCCTGGCAGCCTGGGTGATCGGCCGCTTCGAGGATGCGCTGGAAAAGATCGTCGCCCTGGCGGTACTCATGCCCATCGTTGCCAGCATGGGCGGCATCGCCGGTAGCCAGACCCTGACCCTGGCAATTCGCGGCATGGCCTTGGGGCAGATCAGCCGCACCAACAGCAACTGGCTGCTGCGCAAGGAATTTGGCATCGCCATCATTAACGGCATTCTCTGGGCGCTGGTCGTGGCGGTTGTCGCCTATCTCTGGTTCGGCGATTCGCGTATCGGTGCGATCATCGCCGCCGCCCTGGTCATCAATATCGTCGCCGCGGGTATCGCCGGCATCCTGATTCCACTGCTGCTCAAGCGCATGGGTATCGATCCCGCGCTTTCCGGCTCCGTGGTGCTCACCACCGTGACCGACGTGGTTGGCTTCATGGCCTTTCTCGGTCTTGCCACGATTTTCCTGCTTTAA